The Argentina anserina chromosome 3, drPotAnse1.1, whole genome shotgun sequence genome includes a region encoding these proteins:
- the LOC126786561 gene encoding probable leucine-rich repeat receptor-like serine/threonine-protein kinase At3g14840 codes for MVLDPDDLQYIYLTSNLLNGSIPEWIKSKDNRYQIDVSYNNFSKDSEPSTCSEYLNVFKSASSPNNSLSEACWDNHPCKEVQYSLHINCGGREITIRGVKYEDDRDLGGGAKFVPVRPNWGTSSTGVFWDTNITSEDYIANNVSALGMENSQLYTNARLTPLSLTYYANCLGDGNYTVKLHFAEIIIRGNRSYRSVGRRIFDVYIQEKLVWKDFDIVKEAKGVDKEVIKETKAVQVKNKTLEIRFHWSGKGTTASPRRGIYGPLISAISVESEFKHSKRDMRIVVGISVGASIVCLSFLICGILCWKGCLMDSQPSREEVLKGLDLQTGLFTLRQIKAATNNFDPLNKIGEGGFGPVYKGILLDGTIIAVKQLSSKSKQGNREFVNEIGLISCLQHPNLVKMYGCCIEGNQLLLVYEYLENNSLARALYGPDDDSLNLDWPTRHKICLGIAKGLAYLHEESAVKVVHRDIKTTNVLLDQDLNAKISDFGLARLDEDENTHISTKTIAGTIGYMAPEYALWGCLTYKTDVYSFGIVALETVAGKNMKYRPDENIQCLLDWALVLQREGNLLELVDPRLGSDFNKKEAIRTIKVALLCANPTAALRPIMSAVVSMLKGRTAIDEPALDQSIHGDDMTRLRAFENLSEQNAQGRSSNGSRSLIRSSDAPWSGSSNITTSADLYKVYSF; via the exons ATTATCTGAAGCGTGCTGGGATAACCATCCATGTAAAGAAG TTCAATACTCATTACATATAAATTGTGGTGGACGAGAAATCACAATAAGAGGAGTCAAATACGAAGATGATAGAGATCTAGGAGGAGGAGCAAAATTTGTTCCAGTGAGACCTAATTGGGGAACCAGTAGCACCGGAGTTTTCTGGGATACTAATATCACATCTGAAGACTACATAGCAAATAATGTATCAGCACTTGGAATGGAAAACTCTCAGTTGTACACAAATGCACGCCTCACTCCTCTTTCTCTCACATATTATGCAAACTGCTTAGGAGATGGAAATTACACTGTGAAACTTCACTTTGCGGAGATAATAATCCGAGGCAATAGATCTTATCGAAGTGTTGGAAGACGGATATTTGATGTATATATTCAG GAGAAACTCGTATGGAAGGATTTTGATATTGTAAAGGAAGCAAAAGGTGTTGATAAAGAAGTCATTAAAGAGACAAAGGCCGTTCAGGTTAAAAATAAAACGCTAGAGATTCGGTTTCACTGGTCTGGGAAAGGGACAACAGCTTCCCCAAGGAGAGGAATATACGGTCCCCTTATATCAGCCATTTCTGTAGAGTCTG AGTTCAAGCATTCCAAAAGAGATATGCGTATTGTGGTTGGAATTTCAGTTGGAGCTTCGATTGTGTGCCTTTCATTCTTAATTTGCGGTATTCTCTGTTGGAAAGGTTGTCTGATGGATAGCCAACCATCAAGGGAAGAAG TTTTGAAAGGACTGGATCTGCAGACTGGCCTTTTCACTTTGAGGCAAATTAAAGCTGCGACTAATAACTTTGATCCATTAAACAAAATTGGAGAAGGTGGTTTTGGGCCCGTCTACAAG GGTATACTATTGGATGGTACTATAATTGCAGTTAAGCAACTATCCTCAAAATCGAAGCAGGGAAATCGTGAGTTTGTGAATGAAATAGGCTTGATCTCTTGTTTGCAGCATCCAAATCTGGTTAAAATGTATGGATGTTGTATTGAAGGAAACCAGTTATTGTTGGTCTATGAGTACTTGGAAAACAATAGCCTTGCTCGCGCTTTGTACG GTCCAGATGATGATTCCTTAAACTTGGATTGGCCTACAAGGCATAAAATATGCCTAGGTATAGCAAAAGGTCTGGCTTATTTGCATGAGGAATCGGCAGTGAAGGTTGTACATAGAGACATCAAAACTACGAATGTGTTACTGGACCAAGACCTCAATGCTAAGATTTCAGACTTTGGTTTGGCCAGACTTGACGAAGACGAGAACACTCACATTAGCACCAAGACGATTGCTGGAACTAT AGGATACATGGCACCTGAATATGCTCTCTGGGGCTGTCTGACCTATAAAACAGATGTCTACAGTTTTGGGATTGTTGCATTAGAAACTGTTGCAGGAAAGAACATGAAATATCGACCCGATGAGAACATTCAATGTCTTCTGGACTGG GCCCTTGTTTTGCAACGGGAAGGGAACTTACTGGAGCTTGTGGATCCGAGGTTGGGGTCCGATTTCAATAAAAAAGAGGCAATTAGAACTATCAAAGTAGCTCTACTATGTGCCAATCCAACAGCTGCACTTAGGCCTATCATGTCTGCCGTAGTGAGTATGCTTAAAGGGCGGACCGCCATTGATGAACCGGCTCTTGATCAGAGTATCCACGGTGATGATATGACGAGGTTAAGAGCCTTTGAAAACTTGTCTGAGCAGAATGCACAGGGAAGATCCTCAAATGGAAGTCGTAGTCTCATTCGTTCCTCAGATGCACCTTGGAGCGGTTCTTCTAATATTACTACGTCTGCagatctctataaagtttatTCATTCTAA
- the LOC126785777 gene encoding uncharacterized protein LOC126785777 — protein sequence MHEEMKMAIRAGLFLLNSDRKTIMNVILVVILVLCNIVILVQVEALTTRLPASEVAALKEIAAEIGKTDWDFDVDPCLNDSTHTSWATPKPADRPQFNNTLTCNCSFPDGSCHVINIILLGQDLAGALPPSIAKLPYLTLIDFTRNFLSGNIPSEWGSTKLEYMSFNVNNLTGPIPAFLGNITTLRYLNLETNMFNGTVPPELGNLVNLQNLIISTNNLTGVLPVNLTRLSKLAELRISSNNFTGKIPDYFQSWNQLTQLEMQASGLQGPIPSNISVLRNLTELRISDLNGEGSVFPNLSNMTSLQRLMLRSCNLSGPIPDYLSAMTVLNILDLSFNKLEGSVPNLEELTETKLQYLYLTSNLLNGSIPDWIKTKDNRYQIDVSYNNFSQSSEPTSCTDYVNVFKSAAVPKNNSLSGGCLDKYPCTEVQYSLHINCGGKTTTIGDVTFEDDTAVGGGANFNPQRSNWGVSSSGFFWDTDLSADDYIANNVSTLEMESSQLYTNARLTPLSLTYYANCLGEGNYTVKLHFAEIIIRGNKSYQSVGRRIFDVYIQERLVLKDFDIVKEASGVDKVIIINTTAVQVTNKTLEIRFHWSGKGTTASPMRGVYGPLISAISIEPEFKIPKTHDSKRKTHIVVGVSVGASVLCLFLLIFGIIWWKGCLVDSEKSREEALRGLDLQTGFFTLRQIKAATNNFDPSNKIGEGGFGCVYKGILLDGTAIAVKQLSSKSKQGNREFVNEIGMISGLQHPNVVRLYGCCIEGNQLLLVYEFMENNSLAHSLFEEEKGFLNLDWPTRQKVCLGIARGLAFLHEESTLKVVHRDIKTTNVLLDRDLNAKISDFGLAKLDEEENTHISTRIAGTIGYMAPEYALWGCLTYKADVYSFGVVALEIVAGKNNMKFRPSDDFVCLVDWALVLQQNGKLKELVDKRLGSDFNTEQAIRMAKVALLCTNSAPSLRPTMSVVVSMLEGRTAMPELLMDPGIYADKTRMSALRDQFDQLVQDNSMRSQSSYTESQSLNQFSDVPWTGSSTTTTSSDLYKQDLSSQKPIFFSCVAVLVVLICIGPIKSQVQSGTLAADEVDALREIAEQLNKKDWNFSDPCSNVSTISTPHTSQYNNTLGCNCSFSGNTCHIESIYLMGQDLDGVLPASLAKLPYLKQVNLGQNDLSGSIPREWASTKLEFLVLSVNNLSGPIPGYLGNITTLQALALESNFFSGPIPSDLGKLINMKQLHLRANNLTGELPASLTNLTKLTHLLIGSNNFTGSIPNYFTSWKDLISLEMQASGLEGPLPSSLSFLKNLTDLRIGDLSGGSSEFPNLSNMTNMQKLMLRSCNITGEIPEYISTMTNLAVLDLSFNRLKGAVPNFANIMQLSTIYLTSNLLTGLPDWIKSRDTRYNIDVSYNNFSQSSVPTVCRGTFNWFRGISQQNNSMLSNCLNSCSKDKYSLHINCGGKPTTFGSVKYEGDEASGGAATFFQATPPHWGFSSTGDFVDNWSSDSDYIATNVSILKMNNSELYTTARLSPLSLTYYARCLANGNYTVKLHFAEIVLRDNRSYYGLGRRMFDVYIQDKLVLKDFNIKEEALGVDKEVIKVFKAVVNLKTLEIRFQWAGRGTTNVPLRGKYGSLISAISVQSDFEPPDDSKTKIYIVVGVVSALCLIFLIFGILWLRGCFGRKKTREEELRGLDLQTGFFRFKQIKAATNNFSAANKLGEGGFGAVYKGELLDGSFIAVKQLSSRSKQGNREFVNEIGMMSALQHPNLVKLYGCCTEGNQLLLVYEYMENNSLSHNLFGSEEAVRKLNWPTRQKICVGIARGLAFLHDGTLKIVHRDIKPTNILLDSNLNAKIADFGLAKLDEEEHTHISTRVAGTIGYMAPEYALWGYLTEKADVYSFGVVALELVSGKNNIKYRPNENFVCLLDWALVLQQKGNLMELVDPKLGSGFKKEEALRMIKVALLCANASPALRPTMSEVVSMLEGRTAVHEVTVNPSIYDDEMRFKAFTEDSDPNMQESFEETRSFIQSDSKWTASSSSSVLNIDAGKIGTQ from the exons GAACCTAGAGACTAACATGTTCAATGGAACTGTTCCTCCGGAGCTTGGGAATTTGGTTAACTTGCAGAATCT CATTATCAGCACAAACAATCTCACAGGAGTTTTGCCAGTGAATCTCACTAGACTGAGCAAATTAGCAGAACT GAGGATTAGCAGTAACAACTTCACTGGAAAGATTCCGGATTATTTCCAGAGTTGGAATCAACTTACACAATT AGAGATGCAAGCCAGTGGTTTACAAGGTCCTATTCCATCTAACATTTCTGTCTTGAGGAATTTAACAGAACT AAGGATCAGTGACTTAAATGGAGAAGGTTCAGTGTTTCCAAACTTAAGTAATATGACAAGCTTGCAAAGATT AATGTTGAGGAGCTGTAATTTATCTGGGCCTATTCCTGATTATTTATCAGCAATGACAGTATTGAATATCTT AGATCTCAGTTTCAACAAATTGGAAGGAAGCGTTCCTAATCTTGAAGAACTCACTGAGACGAAATTGCAGTACTT GTATTTGACAAGCAACTTGCTCAATGGCTCTATTCCAGACTGGATCAAAACCAAAGATAACCGCTA CCAGATAGATGTTTCTTACAATAATTTTTCACAGAGCTCTGAGCCAACTTCGTGTACTGACTACGT GAACGTATTCAAAAGTGCTGCTGTTCCAAAAAACAACTC TTTATCTGGAGGATGCCTGGACAAATATCCATGTACAGAAG TTCAGTACTCATTGCATATAAACTGTGGTGGTAAAACAACCACCATTGGGGACGTCACATTTGAAGATGATACAGCTGTAGGAGGTGGAGCAAACTTTAATCCTCAGAGATCAAATTGGGGAGTCAGTAGCAGTGGATTTTTCTGGGATACTGATCTCTCCGCTGACGACTACATAGCCAACAATGTATCGACACTTGAAATGGAAAGCTCTCAGTTGTACACGAATGCACGCCTTACTCCTCTTTCTCTCACATATTATGCAAACTGCTTGGGAGAAGGAAACTATAcagtgaaacttcactttgCGGAGATAATAATCCGAGGGAATAAATCTTATCAAAGTGTTGGAAGGCGGATATTTGATGTCTATATTCAG GAGAGACTTGTATTGAAGGATTTTGACATCGTAAAGGAAGCATCAGGAGTTGATAAggtaatcatcatcaacacaaCTGCAGTTCAAGTCACAAACAAAACACTAGAGATTCGGTTTCATTGGTCAGGGAAAGGCACAACAGCATCCCCCATGCGAGGAGTCTATGGTCCCCTTATATCAGCCATTTCGATAGAGCCTG AGTTCAAGATTCCTAAAACTCACGATAGCAAAAGAAAGACGCACATTGTGGTTGGAGTTTCAGTTGGAGCTTCAGTCTTGTGCCTCTTCTTGCTCATTTTTGGCATTATTTGGTGGAAAGGCTGCCTGGTGGATAGCGAGAAATCAAGGGAAGAAG CTCTGAGAGGACTGGATCTGCAGACTGGCTTTTTCACCTTGAGGCAAATTAAAGCTGCCACTAATAACTTTGATCCGTCAAACAAAATTGGGGAAGGTGGTTTTGGTTGTGTCTACAAG GGAATATTGTTGGATGGCACTGCAATTGCAGTTAAGCAACTATCTTCAAAGTCGAAGCAAGGAAACCGTGAGTTTGTCAATGAAATAGGCATGATATCTGGTTTACAACATCCAAATGTGGTTAGGTTATACGGTTGCTGTATTGAAGGGAATCAGTTACTGTTGGTATACGAATTCATGGAGAATAACAGCCTTGCACATTCTTTGTTTG aagaagagaaaggcTTTCTAAATCTGGACTGGCCTACAAGACAAAAAGTATGCCTAGGCATAGCAAGGGGTTTGGCTTTCTTGCATGAGGAGTCGACATTGAAGGTTGTACACAGAgacatcaaaacaacaaatgtaTTACTGGACAGAGACCTGAATGCTAAAATTTCAGACTTTGGTTTAGCCAAGCTTGATGAAGAAGAGAACACACATATCAGCACAAGAATTGCTGGAACAAT TGGATATATGGCGCCAGAATATGCACTCTGGGGTTGTTTGACTTATAAAGCAGATGTCTACAGTTTTGGTGTAGTGGCATTAGAAATTGTTGCTGGAAAGAACAACATGAAGTTTCGACCAAGCGATGATTTTGTATGCCTTGTGGATTGG GCCCTTGTCTTACAACAAAATGGGAAACTAAAAGAGCTGGTGGATAAGAGGCTCGGGTCAGATTTCAACACAGAACAGGCCATTAGAATGGCTAAAGTGGCTTTGTTATGCACCAATTCAGCACCATCACTTCGGCCTACCATGTCTGTAGTAGTGAGCATGCTAGAAGGACGGACCGCCATGCCTGAGTTGCTTATGGATCCCGGCATATATGCTGATAAAACGAGGATGTCAGCCTTGAGAGACCAGTTTGATCAATTAGTACAGGACAACTCAATGCGATCTCAATCAAGCTATACTGAATCTCAGAGCCTCAATCAATTTTCAGATGTACCATGGACTGGCTCTTCAACTACTACTACATCTTCGGATCTCTACAAAC AAGATCTCAGTAGTCAGAAACCCATCTTCTTCAGCTGTGTTGCTGTTCTTGTGGTGCTTATCTGCATTGGACCCATCAAATCTCAGGTACAGTCTGGGACTCTTGCAGCTGATGAAG TGGACGCCCTTCGTGAAATAGCTGAACAACTGAATAAGAAGGATTGGAATTTCAGTGACCCATGTAGCAATGTTTCAACTATTTCGACCCCACATACTAGTCAGTACAACAATACTCTGGGCTGCAATTGCTCATTCTCCGGCAATACATGCCACATTGAAAGCAT TTATCTTATGGGTCAGGATCTAGATGGTGTTCTTCCAGCATCCCTGGCTAAGCTACCTTATCTTAAGCAAGT TAATCTGGGTCAGAATGATCTCAGCGGTTCTATTCCACGTGAATGGGCTTCTACCAAGTTGGAATTTCT GGTTCTCAGCGTGAACAACTTATCTGGACCTATCCCTGGCTATTTGGGAAACATAACAACTCTCCAAGCTCT AGCCTTGGAAAGCAACTTCTTTTCTGGACCTATTCCTTCAGACCTGGGAAAACTGATTAACATGAAGCAACT CCATCTTCGCGCTAACAATCTCACTGGAGAGTTGCCTGCCTCTCTCACTAATCTGACCAAATTAACACATCT CCTGATAGGTAGTAACAACTTCACTGGAAGTATACCCAACTACTTTACAAGTTGGAAAGACCTCATAAGCTT AGAGATGCAAGCGAGTGGTCTTGAAGGTCCCCTTCCATCTAGTCTCTCTTTCTTGAAGAATTTGACAGACCT GAGAATTGGTGACTTAAGTGGTGGGAGTTCAGAGTTTCCAAACTTATCAAACATGACAAACATGCAGAAACT GATGTTAAGGAGCTGCAATATAACAGGAGAAATCCCTGAATATATATCTACCATGACAAATCTGGCTGTTTT AGATCTAAGCTTCAACAGATTGAAAGGGGCCGTTCCGAATTTTGCTAATATAATGCAGTTGTCAACAAT ATATTTGACAAGTAACTTGCTTACTGGGCTTCCCGACTGGATCAAAAGTAGAGACACTCGCTA CAATATAGATGTCTCCTACAATAACTTCTCTCAGAGCTCTGTCCCAACTGTTTGTCGAGGAACTTT CAATTGGTTCAGAGGTATTTCACAACAGAACAACTC AATGCTAAGCAATTGCCTAAACTCATGTTCAAAAG ATAAGTACTCATTGCATATAAACTGTGGTGGAAAACCAACCACTTTCGGAAGCGTCAAGTATGAAGGAGATGAAGCCTCAGGAGGTGCAGCAACATTTTTTCAGGCCACACCCCCTCATTGGGGGTTTAGTAGCACCGGTGATTTCGTTGATAATTGGAGTAGTGACAGCGATTATATTGCAACTAATGTTTCCATACTCAAAATGAACAACTCCGAGTTGTACACAACTGCACGActttctcctctttctctcaCCTACTATGCCCGTTGCTTAGCAAATGGAAATTACACTGTGAAACTACACTTCGCAGAGATAGTTCTCAGAGACAACAGATCTTATTACGGTCTTGGAAGACGAATGTTTGATGTTTATATTCAG GACAAATTGGTATTGAAGGATTTCAATATTAAGGAGGAAGCACTAGGAGTTGATAAGGAAGTGATCAAGGTATTTAAAGCAGTTGTTAATTTGAAGACTCTAGAGATCCGCTTCCAGTGGGCTGGGAGGGGGACAACTAACGTTCCTCTAAGAGGAAAATATGGTTCTCTTATATCAGCCATCTCTGTGCAGTCTG ATTTTGAACCTCCTGATGATAGCAAAACGAAGATTTACATTGTGGTTGGAGTTGTTTCAGCTTTATGCCTAATcttcttgatttttggtatTCTTTGGTTAAGAGGCTGCTTTGGACGCAAGAAAACCAGGGAAGAAG AACTGAGAGGATTGGATCTGCAAACTGGTTTCTTTAGATTCAAACAAATTAAAGCTGCGACCAACAACTTTAGTGCTGCAAACAAACTCGGGGAAGGTGGCTTTGGAGCTGTTTACAAG GGTGAATTATTGGATGGTAGCTTTATTGCCGTTAAACAACTTTCTTCAAGATCAAAGCAGGGAAATCGTGAATTCGTGAATGAAATAGGCATGATGTCTGCATTAcaacacccaaatcttgttaAACTTTATGGATGTTGCACGGAAGGAAATCAATTATTATTGGTATATGAATACATGGAGAATAATAGCCTTTCGCATAATTTATTTG GTTCCGAGGAAGCCGTGCGGAAATTGAACTGGCCGACAAGGCAGAAAATATGTGTTGGTATTGCAAGGGGTCTTGCGTTCCTGCATGATGGAACCTTGAAAATCGTTCATAGAGATATCAAACCAACCAACATATTGCTCGATAGTAACCTTAATGCTAAGATAGCTGACTTTGGTTTGGCTAAGCTGGACGAAGAGGAGCATACCCATATCAGCACCAGAGTTGCTGGAACTAT AGGATACATGGCTCCAGAGTATGCTTTATGGGGCTATTTAACCGAAAAGGCAGATGTCTACAGTTTTGGGGTTGTAGCACTGGAACTGGTATCAGGGAAAAACAACATCAAATATCGGCCAAACGAAAATTTTGTATGCCTTCTAGATTGG GCCCTTGTTTTACAACAAAAAGGAAATCTAATGGAGCTGGTGGATCCAAAGTTGGGTTCTGGGTTCAAAAAGGAAGAGGCACTGAGAATGATAAAGGTAGCTCTACTATGCGCGAATGCATCACCGGCTTTAAGGCCCACAATGTCTGAAGTAGTGAGCATGCTTGAAGGCCGAACTGCTGTTCATGAAGTGACAGTAAATCCGAGTATTTATGATGATGAGATGAGATTCAAAGCGTTTACGGAGGACTCCGATCCAAATATGCAAGAGAGCTTTGAAGAGACTCGAAGCTTCATTCAGTCTGATTCAAAATGGACAgcctcatcctcatcatctgTCCTAAATATTGATGCAGGTAAAATTGGGACTCAGTAA